tattattagaaagtattttcttaatcacgaagtaaaataaaaaattataacgtgATTacgaaagtattttttaatgattttttttaactttttgattaaaaaagtatttttttaatgatattttaaatttattttatttttttaaaatatttaaaagtattaaaaatttatataaaaaataacttaaaaatatatatatataaaataatactatactCCAACAGGAGCGCCCAGCGAAAAATGTAGCATTGtctaaaaaagaaattcatctGCATTATGCCCTTTTCATTTCTACAAGTCATGCTACAGCTAACGACATCATCACCGAGGATGCCTAACgagaagacaaaaaaagaaattctattttttgtacttttcaaacatatttttagacccttcaaatatttaaaaaataaaaataaaaagtataacACCGTTTTCCTTTCTACAAAACATCTCTCAATGAATAGTTTACTATCAGTCTACCActcttttactattttatattatatctgaaatttttatttttttcatattttttgcaatattattttaacatcttaattacaaagaaaaaattaaaataatatatgtaattttactaataatcacttccttaattattaaacaaaaaaaaaattaaaacaataaaaaatagtaaatgagtgatagaaaataataaagttgcgtttagatgttgagttaggttggattttttatgaataatagtgagttgggATAGTGAAGTGAATTTTGTTGGGTCCACCTAcgatgagtttaaatatgttttgatattaagatgaatttaaatatatttataaaaaattgaaaaaaattatgaatcttcttgtaaagaaatattgaattaaaaaaaattataagactCACGtgtaaaaacattttaaattaagataaatttaataatttaaaaattaaattaaaattaaaattaaactgcATTAATCTCAATTAAATCTATCAATCAAACGGGCCTAAGTCTATCGCTATCTCTCTATGAAAAAAATCAGTCCTTTCCGTCTTTAGACTCTTAAAACTGACATCAGTTTGTATTCTCTAGGTAACCTCGCCAGAGTACGAGAAATAAATGACAGGAAGTAAAGCCTCAATAAACGTgcaagaaaattatgagaaacaAATGATGCAAACGTAAAAGAGACTCACGTAAAAGGGATTACAATTAAGAAAAGAGAAGTGTTACACTCACAGCAAGAGATGGGTCCCGATAAGAACAATtagtttttttcattcattttttatgcctttaaatatatatatatattttaaaaattcataatattattaaaaatatttctttaattattaaataaaaaaaattgtcaggaCGTAATCGAGACCCAACTAAGACTGAGCAAAAATCTAAAGATTTGGATTCGCTTCGACTCGGAttcggaatttttttttcttgaaaagttaGAGTTGGAGTCAAAGGCGAAGGTGTAGATGGACTGGGTCCTGCTCtgctccgatccgactccgactttgccctccgactccaactctgactcctCCTCcgatattatacatattttataaaatatatgtatttttctatttattaatcatataaattttatataattatattttatatagttagttaaacttaTGAATAATATCATAGCATGagctaattatataaaataatatatttatagtataatatatatagactaaattgattaacaatagtttagtatatgtaaatattatactattacaatattactgccatgtaacactaaattactaatgtattatagcatgtaatagtaatgtataataattaaagtatAATAAGATATAATAGTCATGTATAATAACCAATGATCctgttaaggacgtgtttcacaccaccaacctCACGAATGACCTACAACTAATAAAGGGCCAGCACTGGTTGCCCTATGAGTCTCCGATGTCAAAGTCAGTATAGCAATATGAGAGTAAGTATATAAGTAGCCAATAAATCGAGTAAAGTATTTGTTACTCCCTGTAGGCTATTTATAAAGGTTATTCCTTGGAGTGATAGAGTCAAATTTGTCTTGTgaagccttttctttttaagagtCCGAGTCTATCTCTTATTAGGAGCCTAAGTCATCTCCCTCATAGGAGTCTGAGTCCCTTCTTGATTTTATCTCTTAACTAAAATTGTGGGGCTCAAATATCCATTTCAGTTACCTTGCTAATTTTCTTTGTGCTAACATATGGGAAATTAAATACTTTACATTCTCTGTACCTGCCTTTTACCTTATTGGCTCGTGGGCATCtgcttgcttttatttttccctaCCCTGTCGAGGATCCATGCTAGctagtgtgtgtgtgggtgtctTCACTTCCTTTTGGTTAGCTAACAGTTGGCTACACCGTGAACGAGGCTCGACTTTTGGTGGCTCGACCTTTTGGTTGTCTTGGAAATCTTCAAGTCAACTATGATAGAGgtaacttggaaaaaaaaaacaattctggTAACTGTGCTCGGtgatcattttttgttttcggTGGCCTTAGAGGATTTCGCCctgtgttgtattttttgttggcgtttttccattttgatgtagatgtaaGAGTTTGATTATTTGTGTGAATGTTTGCCTAAGAGATTGTTTATTGTCGGCGGAGAgtaattgtttttgtttattggtTTTTGGTGTGTATTTTTGTGATCGTTTTTGCTTTTATGGGTAGTAGTGGATTTACTGCCCCTTGGTGTAAATTGTTGTTGTGTTCTTATTTTGTTGTTGGTGTTCGTTGGTAGTAACCCGCACTTAAGTGATCAGGGAGCCCGTTGACTCCCTGAATCCACATTAAGTAGTTGTTGAGCCCATCGACTCGTTCTCGAAGGAAACCCGCGCAAGGCGGTTGTGGAGCTCAGTGTCTCATTCCAGAAGATAACTTTGGAAAGGGTCATGTgatcttctgacctccacgctcGTTTGATGGTAAACTCTGGAAAGGGTCGTGAAGGTCAGAAGACCTCTATGCCCATTTGATGGTGAACTCTAGAGAGGGTAGTGTGGGCTTCTGACCTTCACGCTCGTTCGATAGCGATCtctggagagggtcgtgtggtttTCTGACCTACGCCTGTTTGATGGCTATGtctggagagggtcgtgtggtcttctgacctccaaaCCCTTCTTGATTGCTGAGTGGGTCATGGGATtctttgacctccacgcccttcTTGATTGCACCGCATCTTGAGGGATTTTCactaacacaaaatatgtacGTGTAATACAAtttacaagtttgagatttgtaaacctAAGTCATCCTGTTAATGTGTAGTGAAGGTTGGTGATACATGGGCAATGCTCGTTGGCCACCATGTTTTGGCAACGATGAGAACATGGGATGCTCGTGATATTGAAAAGTCTATTCTGATGACAACAATTTAAGATGGCGAACAATGCTTGAAAGGAGAGGCAACCGATGTTTCACGCCACATAGGTGATTTCCAGCAAAATATATTCCTGAGACGTATAGACACTAAATCTTCGTCGAATCTCGATGAATTTTGTGgagaaaatcttcaaaaaatcaaatttgttagTAAAAATAGCAAGTTTGAAAGAGATGAACCCGAGTAATTTGTCCTGATTGAGATCATTCGCTGTGAATTATTTTTGGATGGGAAAATTGACCGTCTTTGAGCTTTTGACCATAATTGTCtgtcctctctctttttttttggttcaactAAAATCATCAAACTAAATACAAGTGAGTAAATACTGAAATAGTGTTTGAAAATAGAATTCAAGACCTAAAGAAAATCTATATCCCGGTTTAGGAATTGAAGAACGCCACAAAAACCCATTCGTATTAATCCACACTTGAAATTGCATATTAACTTCCTATAGTTTCacttgtgcatatatatatatatacaccaaaattaatgaaataaaaaaataatagattagtacataaaattcttatcttttttttttggagatggTCTCATGAGTTAAAGAACCTGGACTTTTGTAGATGATTGTCATTTGCAGATGATCGCGTTATAATTGACGTTTGAAAATCATGTTGAAGTCTGCTggtatatgttaattattatgaataatatttatagacTAATAGTCTAGTATGTGTACACATCATAATATCACTAATACGCTATCATACATATTACATATGTTAGGATAGATAAGACTTGACCAGCTAATAGTTAGTCATGTACCATGGTACAATGCATATATTGTAAGACTAGCAATCTATTATCTAGATTATTGAGTAATGTGTAGTTtataactattaacaattgctctATCTATGTATATAATTACAcgccattttttttatacgaattccactcaattttttttagttacaTGCTACCATACAAGAATCTAGATAATAGATTGCTAGTCTTACAATATATGCATTATACATGGTACATGATGAACTATTATCTAGTCAAGTCTCATCTATCCTAACATATGTAATATGTATGATAGCGTATTAGTGATATTATGATGTGTACACATACTAGACTATTAgtctataaatattattcataataattaagatataCCAATAGAGTAttgaatataactatataagttataatatgagtatatatgatcactatataaataatatatatttttataacttgttTATACTAATCTTAGAGTCGGAAGTACAAGTCGGAGGCAGATCTCGTTGTGGAGCCTCAAGTCAAAGTCAGAGGTTAGAGTCAGTCAGGAAATAACTCTAACTCTTATTCTAATTCCAATAAAAATGACATTAAAACCTCGTCGATAGTGCGGAGTCAGATAATTGGAgttttgcacaaccctactactACACAGTCAACTACCCTGATGAATTGTTTTTATGAGCAGTTACcctaataattaattgaaagcCCCCCACCAATTACTACATAGTATAAGTGGTAATATATGACACAATATGTGAATTTGACACGAAATAAGTTGGTTTtggtttgatataaatgagtttggGTTAGAACTGATTAACCCAATAAGGCATGATTAATAAATGAGTCAATAGCTTGAAACCCACAATCAACCCATATAATATGAAtcaattctattttcaaattgaaaaaatgtataattttacatgcattgttttgttgttgggatgtattattaatattagtatttgactaAATATCTCAACTATTAACCTTTTCtttgttaatatgtaatttgattttatgaaaatattaattttcttatatattattgatttgaatattgataataaaatattttatcataaacctagttgtaattgtgaatgatttatataaCTATCCATgtattatatttgaaattatagAGTTATGCTACCTCATGCCCTATACACTCACACCTTAAACGTGGTCACCAAAGtgggtataattttttttgaaacatttttcCAAAGACAAAACATTACCTAGAGACAAAAAATTTCTCCTTCGGGCTTTGATAAACATTTGTTTGGTTGTTCCAAACATGGTAGAAGTGCATGAATGGTCAGGCTCCCAAAGCAATAATAATAGATCAAGATCGGACAATGAAAAGTCCAATTGCCATTGTATTTCCAGATAGTCGtcatatatattgcctttgACACATCATGTGGAAATTGCTAGAGAAATTTGGAGAACACTCCCAATTCAACGCAGGATTGAAGACTTCCATTTAGAGTTATCTATATGACTCACAAACTTGTGGAGAATTTGAGGATAAATGGGGGCAACTGCTTGATACATACAAGCTTGGATCTAATCTTCATTCTGACTTCCAGAATTTTTGTCAGTGCTATTTCAATAGGTATCTGTCATTTTGGAATAAGTACTTATTGCAGACTGCTTAAAAGATTCAAGTTATTTGAAGAATATTGATCTAGTTATGGGTTCATCCTATATTAGGATTTTAAAGTTAGATTAAGTACTGAAcaattcttttgtttctttatgaACATGTGGTGTAAGCATAGCAAACATGGTTAGAAGTACTAAGTAGCATGAGTACATGAGATTTGAAAACATCTGCACATCCATTGGATGCTAGAAGGGCAAGACATGAGGACATTGAGAGATGAACTAATTTCAATGaacattaatttatatgttGTACTAATTTCAATGAACATTAGCTATGTGGACTCTTAAATTTTCTGTGTGGGTGTGTAAATTTTCTATGTGGGAGCGACTAGGTCCTACTTTATATCGTTGATTGCTAAGTTCATAATCTTGACCTCCTTATTTTGGTAGTCTTGTTGTATTCTTTACCACATGAACAGTGGAGTTAATATGATAATTGGGTTCATTTGGTAAGCATTTTCAAGGTCACTTTTGTCGTTTTGGGGTCTATTTTTAGGATAAATGTAGCTGCTTGGATATGCCATTATAAGTATAGATTTccacttttttgttttggttggtgAAGTGCTGAGCTTCTCATTTGTATTCCAGACCATATAGTTTGAAGTGGAGTTAAATGAAAGTAGTGATGAATTCACTTGTTTCACTTTGTCCATTTCTCTCTGTTCTCCCCACCTTTATTTGTGTAGCTGCAAGTCGAATATAGAGCTTGATGGGAGACTCTCACTACTCATAAAGAGAATGAACCATTGAACATTACTACATATGTTATCTCTTCCTGCCCCCATCAAATAAGATTGACATCAtaccatagttttttttttttttttttttcatgtcctGGTAATCAGGAGATGTTATGTGTAATTTAAGAGCCCCTCCATTTAAGGGTCCCTCAACACTTGAATCTTTACTTGggaagtaagaaaaaaaaaaagggcaatgAGTTGGATAATTTTGATACAGACAAAAACTCATGCTGCTGAATATATCGTTATAGTAAATACCGATCAACTTTGTCCATACACTAACAGTAACATTTACAGTTTGATAACATTAACATTAATAACAACAACACCatacatcttttttattttatttgtaagtaaCACCATACATTTACAGTCCATAAAGTCATTGACTAGCTATTTACATGTGTCCTATATTGTTGATCTAAACGAACCAAAAACTATTACAATTGATAAAACATAGtataaatacaataatattcATGCATATCTATTCTCTATGATTCACTTTCGAAGTCCGCTATCAAGCTTGTgaaactcattctctctctctctctctctccccttagtttatcttcttttctcgAAACTTTATATCCGCGCAACAATACATCATCATTCTTCTTTCGAACTGTATATTCTCTTatcaaaattttctcatctttcatTTGAAGGGAGAGAATCAAACAGGGGTAGAGGACAAGGAAAGCAACCACACTAGGGAGGGGGTGATAATTAGTTGATAAACTGTGACACGGTTTCACACTGAGTTTGCCATGTCAATGGGTGTGTGGTATGTGGTTTCATACTGGACTCGGAATAGAATTtcttgaaattatattaattcaattaaaaaataaatatacagataagcaaaattcatttatatgaaacttgtTAAATAGGTTATACCCAGGTTAATCTAATTAAAGTTAACTATTAAACAGATTAAGTGAGTCGTGTCGTATTACCTCTTATTTATATGGATCGTGTTAAGGTTTAGGATCAGACTCGTTTAATTAAACAAGTTATGTTTGGGTTGATCTATATAATCTAGGATAATATTGGGCGTGCCCTCTAGTgcatttctagttttttttttcttttaaatatcttttagacatatttaaacattttaaataaatatatatatttactagttgttatttttttaactattgaaaaaaataaaaaaaaaatgataattaaaataggAGACTAGATTGCATTTCCtataatctaatactcataattACGTTAGGCTAACCCCATATAGTCTCTTTGACACGAGCAGCGTAAAGTTTCACGTGGGGATCACTCATCTCAAAAACTCTGTTTAAAACCCCAACACTCGCCCTATTCTGCTCTCTCTTAAGGCagaaccctctctctctctctctctctctctctctgaatcaTGGATTCTGATGGATGCTTCGGTTGCAAACAAAGAATCACGGAGATCGGAGACACCCAAGAGTCTCTCACACCATCTCCCCCGTCACTGCAATCTTCCACTCCTCTTTAtccccaagaaaataaagaagagcaAGGGATTGCTGAGAATAAGAAGCTGAGCTTCCTTCCTGActccaagaaggcaagctgtcCTTATCTTGAGGCATCTCAGATCATAACTGAAGAAAATCAAGAACTGGGTTTTACTTCTTTTGCTGGAAAAAGTCGAGAAGTGTTGGGTTCTTTGGTTTCTGGTAATGGGGGTTTGAGGAAAATGGTCGAGGATTTTGGTCAAGGCGTGGAAAAGATTGAGGATTTCAAAGGAAAGCAAGAAAAGGTTGGTTCTGTGAAGGGTGAGGATGAAGAGAGTTTCAAAGAAAGCTCTTCGTCTGATTTTACTGAAAAGAAAGAGGAGGCCTTTGTGATAAACGAAGTGGGTGCCGAGGTGGGCTCTTCTGTTAAAGAAGTTAACGTCGAATCGCCAAAAGAAATGGAATCTCGAAGTCTCTTGGAAGTGAAAAAGAAACAACTTTTGGAGGAGCTTGAAGTTGTGTTGATGGCTGAAGATAAAACACATGCGGGAAAAGTCTCTGATTTTGAGGGTTCTTTGAAGATTGAAGTAATCGATCAAACGGCATTGATTAAATTCAATGACCACTGTGCAGGGAGGAAAGAGAACAGGGATGTGAAACAAGAAGTGGATGGAAAGAAGGCGAGGCGGTCACGTAGAAAGGCTAAAAAGGATTTCGAGTTGATTGGGAGGCCCAAGAATGTCCTTGTGAAGGGTCAAAATGAAAATGGGTGTAGAAACAATGGGGATGGAACCAAGAAGGTATACTCGAAGAAGGAGATGGAGGCCCTGAGGTTTGCAAACATTGTAGAGCAACGGGAAATCTGGAAAGAGATATACAACATGCTCGGGGCTGCTGTTGCGAGGGAGTACGATGACTTGGCAAGCTCTAAGAATCAGAAGCATATCTACTTGAATCTTGATCCTCGGCCGCGCTTCGCGAAGAAGGAAGGGGCCCCTGCGATTCTCAGTAAGTGCTATTAATTCCTTCACATTTATGGTTGTTTTGTTGTGATGAGTTTTTAGTTCACAgcattttatttgaattgtgAAAACATTATGAACGAACTTGTTTCTGTGGATGCTGTGTTGCAATTAATATGAAGGATTGTAGGTCAATTAATTACGCGTTGACTGTATATTCCCTTGTATCTTTTTAATGTGAACTTTTGTTGTGTGGAATAGTTAGTGGCATCAATATCTTTTGTAGTGTAACGTTGCAATATCAGAAATATGTTAATGACGTTAATGATTCACTAGCTGTAAGAGTTGTACCAGATTTCCCTGAGTGATAGAAGTTATTCACGGCAGCATTTGGAATTTCTAAATTACTTTAAATAGatgtatgaaaatgaaatgttgcTTCCTAAAATATAATGACCCGAGAGTCAGGAAGAACAGTATAGAAGAAAACATGTCTGAGGAGGTGAGGACTGGTAACTggtaaatttcttcttctaatGGAAGGTCACATTGCTTGCTTTTGAAGATTCCAGCGAGgaactgttaatttttttaatacttttggaTATTATCCTCTGAGGTACTAATGTAAGGTGTATTTAGATTGTTGTGATCTTCAATATTGAAAGACTTGCCAGTGTTGGGTATGTTAGACCTTGGAAAAcctttattaaatttctaaactACAGGCGAAATTCTCAAGGTGGTTCCCAATTATTAGAAATAACTCCCTTTCATCTCCTGGTTGACTTGCAGAAGCTTTAGTTAATAGAAGGATGCGAGATCATTAGTAAGCTGTTTTGGTAAAAAGGAAAGTGATTCTTGTAGAGCCTAAATTTACGACCTCAATTCAAACTTAAATAACACTTCAGTGGAGATTTGTATTTGTGACTTGGGCTAAGTTCTTCTAGAGTACAAGGCAAGTACATGGTATATGCGGCCACCTCTTCCTAGAATTGTAATAGGGATTGGAAGGTTTCTGGTGTTCCATGTTTCTAATCTCTTTTGGCTGCTGCAGTCTTTCTCTAAGATACCCTGTTCCTGAATTAAAATCTTTTGTCAAGAACTTGTTGAAGATCATAGAGCTTTCTAAGACCTTTTATTCGTGCACCCTTTCTTACTTGGTTTTTAGGCCTGGTTGGTCAATTTGATGGCTCCAATTCTATTCTGCACAGGGATAGTTGCTGCAAGAGGAAGGAATCACATGAATGTCTTTGTGCACTGAAGAATGGCCTACAGGAACCTGCAGAAGAACTATGTGCTACATTTACCATATATGTTCCTGATTTGTAAACTGGGCACATGATGATTGTTGTGTATACGTTGTGTCCAGTCTTGTACATTGCTGTTGATGGGGTTTAGGAAAACATTCttttgtaaaggaaaaaaaataaaagagcgATTTGGCTGAGTTGTTTGACTAACCATATGAATCAAAGCAGATGATTTTACTTCTTCACCGTTACTTGCATAGATGTCAAACTTAAGCACTTTAATTCTCCTTCTTTCCTCTAGATAATACTTCACAGTATTTAGAACTGTGTTGCTAAAATTTTATGGTGGCTTCCAGGGGAAGCATGTGCTGAAAATATGGATTGTGGTCTTATAAGCATGGAAAATAATGAAACAGAGAGTCTGTCTCTCGTGGATCCCTCTTGTTGTCCGAATGTTAGTGATGGAGATGGCTGCACAGGTCTAGAAAAAGAGAACAGTGAAGATGATGACAGTGATGAAGATTTTGCAAGCATACAGAAACCTGCCTTTTCAGTTGAAGGAGAACCCAATTTTGAGTCTGGTCCTCCAGAAGATGGATTAGAATATTTGAGGCGTGTTAGGTaaatcatttctttctttcttatttttttctttatgtttttcttttcaatttatttatagaaggcTTTTCTTTGAAGAATAAAC
Above is a genomic segment from Juglans microcarpa x Juglans regia isolate MS1-56 chromosome 1D, Jm3101_v1.0, whole genome shotgun sequence containing:
- the LOC121267965 gene encoding uncharacterized protein LOC121267965 encodes the protein MDSDGCFGCKQRITEIGDTQESLTPSPPSLQSSTPLYPQENKEEQGIAENKKLSFLPDSKKASCPYLEASQIITEENQELGFTSFAGKSREVLGSLVSGNGGLRKMVEDFGQGVEKIEDFKGKQEKVGSVKGEDEESFKESSSSDFTEKKEEAFVINEVGAEVGSSVKEVNVESPKEMESRSLLEVKKKQLLEELEVVLMAEDKTHAGKVSDFEGSLKIEVIDQTALIKFNDHCAGRKENRDVKQEVDGKKARRSRRKAKKDFELIGRPKNVLVKGQNENGCRNNGDGTKKVYSKKEMEALRFANIVEQREIWKEIYNMLGAAVAREYDDLASSKNQKHIYLNLDPRPRFAKKEGAPAILREACAENMDCGLISMENNETESLSLVDPSCCPNVSDGDGCTGLEKENSEDDDSDEDFASIQKPAFSVEGEPNFESGPPEDGLEYLRRVRWEAAQIPKVKVAKFDGSKFNKEQSVYMPQIPDIAQCPEHLLPLKQWEDSFLADFSELRLALSRLEGSSEKLQSLLVINEQWHSHQLLRDNIHKNLDTNTVHSNQSHDSSRPQCTVDEPSIFTAEDVENSQPLGYMNPKTLAENSGPPLSVILRMDSVTQVSTLRKCISSVENMNTLSRNDCLWLFALCAVVDTPLDADTCAALRSMLRKCATLRAVKTELDDEVVMLNILATVAGRYFGQSGR